A part of Vulpes vulpes isolate BD-2025 chromosome 15, VulVul3, whole genome shotgun sequence genomic DNA contains:
- the SPESP1 gene encoding sperm equatorial segment protein 1, which produces MPMTSLVLVAALLLWPSSVPAYPSITVTPDEEQNLNHYVEVLQNLILSVPTKEPGHEKKSKSPNNVYSIGPKVSKLKEIITHGDSSTENDVLINPASEGTRASPTGGFTLEVSKRKPTEVTAFWSIKPNNVSVVLRTDEPYIVKEPEPEPETKPTEEPKPTITKDYISPAATSTHPSVTSLNRYTDLGTITEPEDVPQLSGEYEVDKPELQTFVRQPQLLSNDDILKKISDIRSQVQRVPLAESLKPEYREDIRASREHLKRSLALAEAAEHKLQKMYRSQVLPLGQSSSGIEDIESFINMLYDSRSKLPEYLDIRYVPPEMRGKATTIYNTLRKILCVSGLETQNLIRELLNNNIKMLNLLDIP; this is translated from the coding sequence gcaTAACTGTGACGCCTGACGAAGAACAAAACTTAAATCATTATGTAGAAGTTTTACAGAACCTAATACTAAGTGTTCCTACGAAGGAGCCAGGTCATGAGAAAAAATCAAAGTCTCCAAATAATGTTTATTCTATAGGACCGAAGGTATCAAAATTAAAGGAGATAATCACACATGGAGACTCTTCAACTGAAAATGATGTTTTAATCAATCCTGCCAGTGAAGGAACCAGAGCTTCCCCTACTGGAGGCTTCACACTGGAAGTAAGCAAGAGAAAACCTACTGAAGTTACAGCATTCTGGTCAATTAAACCAAAtaatgtttctgttgttttacgCACAGACGAACCTTATATTGTAaaagagccagagccagagccagaaacaaaaccaactgaGGAACCAAAGCCTACTATTACCAAAGACTACATAAGTCCAGCTGCCACCTCAACCCATCCATCTGTCACCTCTTTAAATAGGTACACTGACTTGGGTACCATCACAGAACCAGAAGACGTTCCTCAGCTCTCAGGTGAATATGAAGTGGACAAGCCTGAGTTACAAACATTTGTAAGACAGCCACAGCTTTTGAGTAAtgatgacattttgaaaaaaatttcagataTTAGGTCACAGGTACAACGGGTACCTCTTGCTGAAAGCCTCAAGCCAGAATACAGAGAGGACATTCGAGCCTCTAGAGAGCATCTAAAACGAAGCCTTGCATTAGCAGAAGCAGCAGAACATAAACTACAAAAAATGTACAGATCCCAGGTATTACCACTAGGACAAAGCAGTAGTGGAATTGAGGACATTGAAAGTTTTATTAACATGCTGTACGATTCCAGATCTAAATTACCTGAATATTTAGATATTAGATATGTTCCACCAGAGATGAGAGGAAAAGCAACTACAATATACAAtacattgagaaaaatattatgtGTAAGTGGACTAGAAACTCAAAACCTTATTAGGGAGTTattaaacaataatataaaaatgttaaacctACTTGATATTCCATGA